A single window of Fusobacterium perfoetens DNA harbors:
- a CDS encoding sigma-54-dependent transcriptional regulator: MNILGFRIEVELKEKLENNIDNEIKVVENVTDFIEALKDRRYECVLVEEMQLPVDTLINIIKKIEEFQKKAVIIVLGQSSNLKVVAGSIKAGAYDYILKPVETDEIIKIIEKSVKDHKLMAERVDKNKNTGERLIGQTKEIVEVYKKIGKVAISRVPVLIVGEKGTGKKSVATSIHQFSDSAKKPFISINCTSFQNSLLERRLFGYEKGAFEGAIFSQAGDLEKANGGTLHLGNIEFLNLDIQSKILYLLQEKEFFRMGGADPIKTDIRIIATTSANLEEAITNGTFIEELYHKLKVLEITIPPLRERKDDIPFIIDKYLAECNAELNKAVKGVSKPAIKKIMRYDWPGNVTELKNAIKSAVALCRGNSILVEDLPNNVLGNRPVKRKGDIQDWILADWIEGEISAFQASGKGAYYANVISKVEKELIRQVLEITSGKRVETAEILGITRNTLRTKMGNYELE; this comes from the coding sequence ATGAACATATTAGGATTTAGAATAGAGGTTGAACTAAAGGAAAAGCTAGAAAATAATATAGATAATGAAATCAAAGTTGTAGAAAATGTAACTGATTTTATAGAAGCTTTAAAAGATAGAAGATATGAATGTGTATTGGTAGAGGAGATGCAACTTCCTGTTGATACTTTGATAAATATTATAAAAAAAATAGAGGAATTTCAAAAGAAAGCTGTTATAATAGTTTTAGGTCAAAGTTCAAACTTAAAAGTTGTAGCTGGAAGTATTAAGGCAGGGGCTTATGATTATATTTTAAAGCCAGTTGAAACTGATGAGATAATAAAAATTATAGAAAAATCTGTAAAAGATCATAAACTTATGGCAGAGAGAGTGGATAAAAATAAAAATACTGGTGAAAGACTTATCGGACAAACTAAAGAGATAGTTGAGGTTTATAAAAAAATAGGAAAGGTTGCTATAAGTAGAGTTCCAGTTCTTATAGTTGGAGAAAAAGGAACAGGAAAGAAAAGTGTAGCCACTTCTATTCATCAATTTAGTGATTCTGCTAAAAAACCTTTCATTAGTATCAACTGTACATCTTTCCAAAATTCTTTATTAGAAAGAAGATTGTTTGGATATGAAAAGGGAGCTTTTGAGGGAGCTATATTCTCACAAGCAGGAGATTTGGAAAAAGCTAACGGTGGAACACTTCATCTTGGAAATATAGAGTTTTTAAACTTAGATATTCAATCAAAAATACTTTATCTATTACAAGAAAAAGAGTTCTTTAGAATGGGAGGAGCAGACCCAATAAAAACTGATATAAGAATTATTGCTACAACTAGTGCAAACTTAGAAGAGGCAATCACAAATGGAACTTTTATTGAAGAACTTTACCATAAATTAAAAGTTTTAGAAATAACAATTCCACCTTTAAGAGAGAGAAAAGATGACATTCCATTTATAATAGATAAATATTTAGCTGAGTGTAATGCTGAGCTTAATAAAGCTGTAAAAGGTGTTAGTAAACCAGCTATCAAAAAAATTATGAGATACGATTGGCCAGGAAATGTAACAGAACTTAAAAATGCTATAAAATCAGCAGTGGCTCTATGTAGAGGAAACTCAATCCTTGTGGAAGATTTACCAAATAATGTATTAGGAAATAGACCTGTTAAGAGAAAGGGAGATATTCAAGACTGGATTTTAGCAGACTGGATAGAGGGAGAGATTTCAGCTTTCCAAGCTAGTGGAAAAGGTGCTTATTACGCAAATGTAATATCAAAAGTAGAAAAAGAACTTATAAGACAAGTTTTAGAAATAACTAGTGGAAAGAGAGTAGAAACAGCAGAGATTTTAGGAATCACAAGAAATACTTTAAGAACTAAGATGGGAAATTATGAGTTAGAATAA